In one window of Mesoplodon densirostris isolate mMesDen1 chromosome 4, mMesDen1 primary haplotype, whole genome shotgun sequence DNA:
- the LOC132489342 gene encoding ribonuclease pancreatic, translating into MARKSPVLLPWLALVLLVLGLVQPSLGKESPAMKFQRQHMDSGSSPSNNSNYCNQMMMRRKMTQGRCKPVNTFVHESLEDVKAVCSQKNIPCKNGRPNCYESNSTMHITDCRQTGSSKYPNCAYKTSQKEKRIIVACEGDPYVPVHFDGSV; encoded by the coding sequence ATGGCTCGGAAGTCCCCGGTCCTGCTGCCATGGCTGGCCCTGGTGCTGCTGGTGCTGGGGTTGGTCCAGCCTTCCCTGGGCAAGGAATCACCGGCCATGAAGTTCCAGCGGCAGCACATGGACTCCGGCAGCTCCCCAAGCAACAACTCCAACTACTGCAACCAAATGATGATGCGCCGAAAAATGACCCAGGGACGGTGCAAGCCGGTGAACACCTTTGTGCACGAGTCCCTGGAAGATGTCAAAGCCGTCTGCTCCCAGAAAAATATCCCCTGCAAGAATGGGCGGCCCAACTGCTATGAGAGCAACTCCACCATGCACATCACAGACTGCCGCCAGACAGGCAGCTCCAAGTACCCCAACTGTGCCTACAAGACCAGCCAGAAGGAGAAACGCATCATCGTGGCCTGTGAGGGGGACCCGTACGTGCCAGTCCACTTTGACGGTTCTGTGTAG